A genomic window from Cotesia glomerata isolate CgM1 linkage group LG7, MPM_Cglom_v2.3, whole genome shotgun sequence includes:
- the LOC123269870 gene encoding uncharacterized protein LOC123269870 — MEEQFANIEYVLIAPDILVPLTWPIYGLEDFVVKLLRKIMSTSQQESPIIRVHDISVRLMKNHPNGFPFVCELVSTEQVIGVDVYDIVPSEDVNNDLIGVVSGSDFRALQRRTSWARVREPTCVLRSQTLE; from the exons ATGGAAGAACAATTTGCAAATATTGAGTATGTTCTTATAGCACCGGATATATTAGTGCCCTTAACCTGGCCAATTTATGGCCTAGAAGATTTTGTTGTAAAGCTTCTTAGAAAGATCATGAGTACCAGCCAACAGGAGAGCCCCATCATCAGGGTGCATGACATTTCAGTTCGGTTGATGAAGAATCACCCAAATGGATTTCCCTTCGTGTGTGAATTGGTGTCTACTGA ACAGGTGATTGGAGTTGATGTCTACGATATCGTTCCTTCGGAGGATGTAAACAACGATTTGATTGGGGTTGTCAGCGGAAGTGATTTTAGAGCCTTACAACGAAGGACTTCCTGGGCTCGAGTTCGAGAACCGACATGCGTTCTACGTTCTCAAACTCTCGAGTAA
- the LOC123269856 gene encoding uncharacterized protein LOC123269856 isoform X2: protein MRSTLKNKNTHKLVVKQYLVVKFIGSLEHQNGLRCISSNWLDSILDKIVFVRYPPSDIKENMLRYLEENFPVFFHWKTYLATLYYQTDNLGDALLYALHYTPPNEAQSPPISTITTNIKNTVVNESFFDISTAIRELKLAEQFKIIRPLVVSILRSIDLYSEKYKSQLQARRNNPDYEYLRTQTYTYAKFLQAKISGYTNSSWTNAINGINLLSTSTSAKPGVNSASNEISNEIETAIKQLLFIIYAGSE from the exons ATGAGATCAACGCTGAAAAATAAG AACACACACAAGCTGGTGGTAAAACAATACCTGGTCGTGAAGTTCATAGGCAGCCTTGAACACCAAAATGGATTGAGATGCATTTCAAGTAATTGGCTTGACTCAATTTTGGATAAGATTGTGTTTGTACGCTATCCACCTTCAGATATAAAGGAGAACATGCTACGATACCTCGAGGAGAACTTTCCAGTGTTCTTTCATTGGAAAACTTACCTGGCTACCTTGTACTATCAAACAG ATAACCTCGGAGACGCACTACTCTACGCGTTGCATTACACACCGCCTAACGAAGCTCAATCCCCGCCGATATCAACAATTACCACcaacattaaaaatactgtTGTTAATGAGTCGTTTTTTGACATATCTACTGCTATCAGGGAGCTTAAATTGGCGGAACAATTTAAGATCATTCGACCATTAGTCGTCAGCATTCTCCGATCAATTGATCTGTACAGTGAGAAATATAAAAGCCAATTACAAGCTCGCCGCAATAACCCTGACTACGAATATCTTAGGACACAGACTTATACTTATGCCAAGTTTTTGCAAGCCAAAATAAGCGGCTATACAAATTCGAGCTGGACAAATGCTATTAACGGAATAAACTTGCTATCGACGTCTACGTCAGCTAAGCCTGGCGTCAACTCTGCTAGCAACGAAATTAGCAATGAAATTGAAACAGCGATCAAGCAACTATTGTTTATTATATATGCTGGTTCAGAGTAG
- the LOC123269863 gene encoding uncharacterized protein LOC123269863: MEENGPANGQQFVEPTDHEGQVFQYICRVGNIAELLEALESMRWTDVIHQYDLCGRQVTHAVAEDDQANAKSKIEILWNMGADINAKEVVMGNTLLHIAVITGNYPLAQWICRTPGADLGAVNFLQDTAYQVAYRISDLGMMEILRTSGAVCDDPSDESDTSSESLELTPR, from the coding sequence ATGGAAGAGAATGGACCTGCTAATGGCCAACAGTTTGTTGAGCCGACTGACCACGAAGGTCAAGTTTTTCAGTATATCTGTCGAGTAGGCAATATCGCAGAGCTTTTAGAGGCTCTGGAATCCATGCGGTGGACCGATGTCATACATCAGTATGATTTATGTGGAAGACAGGTCACTCACGCCGTAGCTGAGGACGACCAAGCTAACGCTAAGTCAAAAATCGAGATACTTTGGAACATGGGTGCTGATATCAATGCTAAGGAGGTTGTTATGGGGAACACCTTGCTGCATATTGCGGTGATCACTGGGAATTATCCGCTGGCCCAGTGGATTTGCCGAACACCTGGTGCAGACCTAGGAGCTGTAAACTTTTTGCAAGATACTGCTTATCAAGTTGCCTACAGAATTTCAGACCTTGGAATGATGGAAATCCTAAGGACTAGCGGTGCTGTGTGTGACGATCCTTCCGATGAGTCTGACACATCAAGTGAAAGTCTTGAATTGACTCCAAGGTAA
- the LOC123269758 gene encoding uncharacterized protein LOC123269758: MNRPGNFFIPVIELTSSVDDTPGSSQPPIRRLNRSLIELLRRFDGNSPGESEPRDQDNSSLLELENNEVDSTSTTTVQASRSTTPPVRISTPADQAQTNETNAPVVQHTNFYNWMITTVILDDLSYRQPFINSAQDANQLTQEDLYLQALDLYLNADRLRPQELVNLPFLPRPMRTGDTLLDIPFLDPLLVVLWRIHIDDVHWMLNVLPWRVVDRPIRTGCSILAWIIDIPRIHEFLEETRAPFFIVVKLIRFLDSYHESLDHQA; the protein is encoded by the exons ATGAATAGACCGGGTAATTTCTTCATACCGGTTATAGAACTTACAAGTTCGGTTGATGACACCCCCGGAAGTTCGCAGCCCCCAATAAGAAGACTGAATAGAAGTCTCATAGAATTGTTGCGTCGCTTCGATGGAAATAGTCCAGGAGAGTCCGAGCCAAGGGATCAAGATAACTCGAGCTTACTTGAGTTGGAGAACAACGAAGTCGATTCGACTTCCACCACAACTGTACAAGCGTCAAGGTCTACAACACCACCGGTCAGAATTTCCACTCCAGCTGATCAAGCACAAACCAATGAAACCAATGCTCCTGTAGTCCAACACACCAACTTCTACAATTGGATGATAACCACCGTCATTCTCGACGATTTGAGCTACAGACAACCTTTCATCAACTCCGCTCAAGATGCGAACCAATTAACACAAGAGGATTTGTACCTCCAGGCTCTTGACCTTTATCTCAACGCAGACCGGTTAAGGCCTCAAGAGTTGGTGAATCTGCCGTTTCTTCCACGCCCCATGCGTACTGGAGACACATTGCTGGATATTCCTTTTTTGGACCCGTTATTAGTGGTACTCTGGCGCATCCACATCGACGACGTCCACTGGATGCTCAACGTGCTTCCATGGAGGGTGGTGGATCGTCCCATTAGAACAGGCTGCAGTATCCTTGCC TGGATAATCGACATCCCACGCATCCACGAATTCCTGGAAGAGACCAGAGCTCCTTTCTTTATCGTCGTCAAGCTAATACGTTTCTTAGACAGTTATCATGAATCATTAGATCATCAAGCTTAG
- the LOC123269868 gene encoding uncharacterized protein LOC123269868, giving the protein MSASNQKSKRLQKKRSAPIPGTSKESEKKEIDDVSLLLTIKPIVATLLEYIKEVEDHTDPEQKQLGDDNLIAVERLKYTQLRDIYLKIVHKDMSKYLQLYQEKVETDGEVQVTKKIVSNVIAMLMQTMMFMGRDIE; this is encoded by the coding sequence ATGAGTGCTTCTAACCAAAAATCAAAACGCTTACAAAAGAAGAGATCTGCACCAATTCCAGGAACGAGCAAAGAAAGCGAAAAGAAAGAAATTGATGACGTCTCACTACTCTTGACGATTAAACCGATCGTCGCAACTCTTTTAGAATACATCAAAGAGGTTGAAGATCATACTGACCCTGAACAGAAGCAGCTAGGGGATGACAACCTCATAGCAGTTGAAAGACTAAAATACACGCAGCTCCGAGATATTTACTTGAAAATCGTGCATAAGGACATGTCTAAGTACCTTCAGTTGTACCAAGAAAAAGTAGAGACTGATGGAGAGGTCCAAGTTACGAAAAAAATAGTGAGTAATGTTATTGCAATGCTAATGCAAACCATGATGTTCATGGGCCGGGATATCGAATAA
- the LOC123269862 gene encoding NF-kappa-B inhibitor cactus-like, with protein MNKSNMVFTGIKNEEGDNLVHFLCHSGDVTELIILHDFINEENRYTLVEYNKKQQQCVHIVASQQEDAVEKIKLLTLWGADINGKELKGGDTLLHLAVRAQNYSLVEWLCQQPNINREAMNNDLMTPYHIAFFARDDKMMDVLKQNGVQCRVPLQSETNSYDEDYEPECEFQKSQL; from the coding sequence ATGAATAAGTCAAATATGGTATTTACCGGTATCAAGAATGAAGAAGGTGATAACTTGGTGCACTTCCTTTGCCATAGTGGTGACGTCACCGAATTAATTATCTTGCATGATTTCATCAATGAAGAAAACCGGTACACCTTGGTGGAATACAATAAGAAACAACAACAGTGTGTACACATTGTCGCATCCCAGCAAGAAGATGCCGTTGAAAAGATAAAACTCCTGACGCTCTGGGGCGCAGACATCAATGGAAAGGAGTTGAAAGGAGGAGATACCCTTTTGCATCTCGCAGTGAGGGCTCAGAACTACTCCTTGGTAGAATGGCTGTGTCAGCAGCCTAACATCAACAGAGAAGCTATGAACAACGACTTAATGACGCCGTACCACATCGCCTTCTTTGCCAGAGATGATAAGATGATGGACGTCTTAAAGCAGAACGGTGTACAATGCAGGGTTCCCCTGCAGTCGGAGACCAATTCTTATGATGAAGACTACGAACCAGAGTGCGAGTTTCAAAAGTCTCAATTGTGA
- the LOC123269856 gene encoding uncharacterized protein LOC123269856 isoform X1, which translates to MFLCCDKFNKSELAFQTNICTFQNTHKLVVKQYLVVKFIGSLEHQNGLRCISSNWLDSILDKIVFVRYPPSDIKENMLRYLEENFPVFFHWKTYLATLYYQTDNLGDALLYALHYTPPNEAQSPPISTITTNIKNTVVNESFFDISTAIRELKLAEQFKIIRPLVVSILRSIDLYSEKYKSQLQARRNNPDYEYLRTQTYTYAKFLQAKISGYTNSSWTNAINGINLLSTSTSAKPGVNSASNEISNEIETAIKQLLFIIYAGSE; encoded by the exons ATGTTTTTGTGCTGTGATAAGTTTAACAAAAGTGAATTAGCTTTTCAAACGAACATATGCACCTTCCAGAACACACACAAGCTGGTGGTAAAACAATACCTGGTCGTGAAGTTCATAGGCAGCCTTGAACACCAAAATGGATTGAGATGCATTTCAAGTAATTGGCTTGACTCAATTTTGGATAAGATTGTGTTTGTACGCTATCCACCTTCAGATATAAAGGAGAACATGCTACGATACCTCGAGGAGAACTTTCCAGTGTTCTTTCATTGGAAAACTTACCTGGCTACCTTGTACTATCAAACAG ATAACCTCGGAGACGCACTACTCTACGCGTTGCATTACACACCGCCTAACGAAGCTCAATCCCCGCCGATATCAACAATTACCACcaacattaaaaatactgtTGTTAATGAGTCGTTTTTTGACATATCTACTGCTATCAGGGAGCTTAAATTGGCGGAACAATTTAAGATCATTCGACCATTAGTCGTCAGCATTCTCCGATCAATTGATCTGTACAGTGAGAAATATAAAAGCCAATTACAAGCTCGCCGCAATAACCCTGACTACGAATATCTTAGGACACAGACTTATACTTATGCCAAGTTTTTGCAAGCCAAAATAAGCGGCTATACAAATTCGAGCTGGACAAATGCTATTAACGGAATAAACTTGCTATCGACGTCTACGTCAGCTAAGCCTGGCGTCAACTCTGCTAGCAACGAAATTAGCAATGAAATTGAAACAGCGATCAAGCAACTATTGTTTATTATATATGCTGGTTCAGAGTAG